The genomic segment AGCGTCGTCAACGGATTGCGAATCTCGTGCGCGACGCCCGCGGCGAGCTGACCGACCATCGACAGCTTCTCGGTGCGTCTCAGCATCTCCTCGGTTGCCTTCCGCTCGGTAATGTTCCGAGAGATCGAGGCGATGCCGATGACCTCGCCATCCTCGTCGCGTACAGGGGACACCGTGATGCTGACGTCGATTTGCGAGCCGTCTTTGCGGTAGCGGACCGTCTCGCAGTCGGCTACCGAGCCGCCCTTGACGACCTTCCTCAGGATGCGGGAATAGTCTTCCTGGAGCTCTTCCGGCACCTCGGGCAGACGTCGGCCCAACGCTTCGGCGGCGCTCCAGCCGTACATTTTTTCGAACGCGGCGTTTACCTGCATCAGATTCCCGGCGGGATCCGCGACATGGATCGCGTCCGAGCTGTGATGCACGAACGACTCGAGATACTGCTTGGTGCTGCGCAGCTCGGCCGCCGTATCTCTCAGCCGGTTCGTATAGGTGCTGAGATTGCTCGCCATCGTGTTGACGCGTTCCGACAGCTTGCCGAGCTCGTCGTTGCTGGCGACGGGCAGCGGCTCGTCAAAGCTTCCTTCGGCGACCGCGTTGACCTTGCGGAGGATCTGCCGAACGGGGCGGATCATGAGGCCCGACAGCCAATAGCTGGTCAAGACCGTGACCGCCAGCAGCGCGAGGCCGATGACGCAGCTCAGCAGCAGCTGCCGGTGCAGATCGCCGCTGATCGCCGAGCGGTCGAAGCTTACGGTGACGATATAGTCCCGGTCGCCGTGGATCGGGATATAGCTCTTGAGCAGCCGTTTGCCGCCGGAGCGGCTGTTCGCCGTTACGGTTTCTCCCGAGGTGATGGCGGTATTCACGTGTTCGACGTCGGCATCGTCCTTGTAGGCGTAGGTGCCGAACACGATGTCCCGGACGTCCAGATTGTAGACGGGCTTGCCTTTTTTAATCTTGATGATCGGCGCTTTTCCGAAGAAGGCGGGATCGATGCCGGTAATCTCGACGAGATCGGAATTGTCGTTCAGCAGCTGCTTGATCAATTTTTCGGTACCGACCGAATCCTTGAAGTCCACGAGTACGTCCCCCCGGCTGAAGGGATTGATCATATAATTCGTCGTGCCGTCGTAATAGTCGCCCCACTTCAGGATCAGATCGGGATCAGAGGTGGCAAAATTAAAGGGACCCGACCAGAAGTTCGGCATCGCCCGGCCAAAGCCGACGTTGACGGGCTTGCGCGCGAACAGCTGCTGGAAAGCCCTGTACCAGTAATCCATCGTATTCGAACCGAGATTGATCTCGCTGGGCTTGGAGGACTTCTTGACGACGATGTCGTTCGGCGTCTTTACCCACAGCGAGATGCCTTCCAGCTGCAGCTCTGCGGTCAATTTGACGAGCTGTTCGTTGGTCACGTTGTCGATGTCGGGATCCAGCGAGCTGCGTATCGCGATCGAGGCGGCGAGCAGCTTTTCTTCTTGCGCTTTCTCCAGACGTTCGAGCTCGTCTTCGTAAGATTTGATGGACTCTCCGATCTGCTTCGAGATAATCTCCATGCGATCGATCGCCGCATTCTGCATCCCCGCCTTGGACCAGAAGTACGTAATCGACAGGTTCAGCATGAGGATCGCCGCGACGAGCAGAGACAGGAAAAGCGTCAGCTTAAGCTTTATAGACAAGGCAGAAGGCCTCCTAATGTATGGGGACTGGACGTAGATGTCTGAAACGGTGAAGTTGCTCGGCAGCCGGCTTTTATAAATTCTGTGCGTCACGCGCATAATCCTGCCATGCGGCGTCAGCCTAAATCATGCAAAGCGATCAGCGATCAAGTTAAAGCGTTTAAACTTTTGGGGTTGATCAAATCCTATAGAGTGGGTTAAAATAAGTTAACGAAAGTTAAAGCGTTTAAACTTTAAGGGTGTATCTTAGTCTGGAACCTACGGCACACATCTCTCATGAGGAAAAAAGGAGCGCGAAAGCGTGAAAATCAGCATCTTCGACGTCGCCAAAAAGTCGGGACTGTCCGTGGTCACCGTTTCCCGGGTCATTAACAACGCGCCGTCCGTGAGAGAGAAAAACAGGGAAAAGGTGCTCCAGGCGATGAAGGAGCTCGGCTATCACCCGAGCGCCGCAGCGCGCAGCCTGGCCAGGGGGCGCACGGGCGTCATCGGCCTCACGCTGGCGACGCTGCAGGACTCGTTTTTCGACGCGGTCGTCAAGGAGATCGGCGACCGGCTGGCCGAGCACGGATACTTTCTCGCGCTGTCGGTCGAGACGGGGGCCGGCGGAGGCGCGGGCAGGATGCTCTTCGAGGAAGACCGCGTGGACGGCGTCATCGTGCTGTCCCCGATGCAGGAGGACAGCTACGAGCTGGAGCTGCTGCAGAAGCGGATTCCCTATATTCTGTTGGACAATCAGCAGCCTTCGCCCTCGGCGCCATCCGTGGTCGTGAACAATTATAAAGGCGGCTACGAGGCTGCGCGGCATCTGATCGGCCTCGGACATCGCAAGATCGCGCATATCGCCGGGCCGCGGGCGTTTTTAAGCAGCCAGGACCGGGAGCGCGGGTTCCTGCAGGCGCTTGCCGAGGCCGGACTTGCGCCCTGGGGCGTCGAACCCGGCGAGTTCAATATCGCGGCAGGCTATCGGATCGCGGAGGCATGGATCGCGGCAGGGCGCCTGCCGGAAGCGGTATTCGCGGCGGACGACCACATCGCGCTCGGCGTCGTAGACGCCTGCAAGAATGCGGGGCTTCGCGTGCCGCGGGATCTGTCGGTCGTCGGCTTCGACGACCAGGTGCTCGCTTCGGCGCTCAAGCCCGGGCTGACGACGGTTCGCCAGCCCGCGGACAAGATCGCGCGCAGAGGGGTTGAGCTGCTGCTTGCGGCGATCGAGGGGCAGCAGCGGCGCCATGTCACGGTGCAGATCGATCCGGAGCTGATCGTCAGGGATTCGACGGCGCAAGCCATCAAGGTAGTGAACGAATAGCCAAAAGGGAGAGACGAGGATGAAATATTATTTGGGCGTCGACGGCGGCGGTTCCAAGACCTACGCGCTCGTCGCTGACGACCGG from the Cohnella hashimotonis genome contains:
- a CDS encoding PAS domain S-box protein produces the protein MSIKLKLTLFLSLLVAAILMLNLSITYFWSKAGMQNAAIDRMEIISKQIGESIKSYEDELERLEKAQEEKLLAASIAIRSSLDPDIDNVTNEQLVKLTAELQLEGISLWVKTPNDIVVKKSSKPSEINLGSNTMDYWYRAFQQLFARKPVNVGFGRAMPNFWSGPFNFATSDPDLILKWGDYYDGTTNYMINPFSRGDVLVDFKDSVGTEKLIKQLLNDNSDLVEITGIDPAFFGKAPIIKIKKGKPVYNLDVRDIVFGTYAYKDDADVEHVNTAITSGETVTANSRSGGKRLLKSYIPIHGDRDYIVTVSFDRSAISGDLHRQLLLSCVIGLALLAVTVLTSYWLSGLMIRPVRQILRKVNAVAEGSFDEPLPVASNDELGKLSERVNTMASNLSTYTNRLRDTAAELRSTKQYLESFVHHSSDAIHVADPAGNLMQVNAAFEKMYGWSAAEALGRRLPEVPEELQEDYSRILRKVVKGGSVADCETVRYRKDGSQIDVSITVSPVRDEDGEVIGIASISRNITERKATEEMLRRTEKLSMVGQLAAGVAHEIRNPLTTLRGFVQLQQKSGFITPSHLDTMLSELDRINFIVGEFLVLSKPQAIRFQLVDIRSIMKETVALLEAQAIMNNVQFELHEADELPSLNGEPNQLKQVFLNVLKNGMEAMPDGGTMRIGIWAELHGEAGGSATVGDGATVGGSESGKSETAGRSEVVAESEAASGSKAYAEAEAAAAREPKASAYTPAEAEAIQRSDESVSDSILIVIEDEGFGISEEELKHLGEPFYSNKVSGHGLGLMVSQQILAGHRGTIRYMSALGQGTRVEIRLPY
- a CDS encoding LacI family DNA-binding transcriptional regulator, with protein sequence MKISIFDVAKKSGLSVVTVSRVINNAPSVREKNREKVLQAMKELGYHPSAAARSLARGRTGVIGLTLATLQDSFFDAVVKEIGDRLAEHGYFLALSVETGAGGGAGRMLFEEDRVDGVIVLSPMQEDSYELELLQKRIPYILLDNQQPSPSAPSVVVNNYKGGYEAARHLIGLGHRKIAHIAGPRAFLSSQDRERGFLQALAEAGLAPWGVEPGEFNIAAGYRIAEAWIAAGRLPEAVFAADDHIALGVVDACKNAGLRVPRDLSVVGFDDQVLASALKPGLTTVRQPADKIARRGVELLLAAIEGQQRRHVTVQIDPELIVRDSTAQAIKVVNE